A window from Hoeflea sp. IMCC20628 encodes these proteins:
- the cysQ gene encoding 3'(2'),5'-bisphosphate nucleotidase CysQ, whose translation MGAFDFDDPSTGSIQALIRELETVAIAAGKEILAVRAAGATVTVKSDRTPVTQADQRAETLILDFLAKSYPGIPVVAEELAEAGHCPSHAKDMFFLVDALDGTGDFIAGRNDFTVNIALIRGQSPVAGVVYAPALGKMWSGITGHAQVAEVSAEGEISGQRDIHTRQRPKTPVALVSVTHKEPATDAWLKNMPEHEIASVGSSLKFCLLAEGRADVYPRLVCLKQWDIAAGDAVLRAAGGMTLTLDGVPLRYGVEDANFGCARFVGWGSAPDA comes from the coding sequence ATGGGCGCGTTTGACTTTGATGATCCTTCCACCGGTTCCATACAGGCGCTGATCCGGGAGCTTGAAACAGTAGCAATTGCTGCTGGCAAGGAGATCCTGGCGGTCCGCGCTGCGGGTGCTACGGTGACGGTCAAATCCGACCGCACCCCGGTGACGCAGGCCGATCAACGGGCCGAAACCCTGATCCTCGATTTTCTCGCCAAATCCTACCCCGGCATTCCCGTGGTCGCCGAAGAACTGGCCGAAGCCGGCCATTGCCCCAGCCACGCCAAGGACATGTTTTTCCTGGTTGATGCGCTCGACGGCACCGGCGATTTCATCGCCGGACGCAATGACTTCACCGTCAACATCGCGTTGATCCGCGGGCAATCTCCGGTCGCTGGCGTCGTCTATGCGCCGGCTCTGGGAAAGATGTGGAGCGGCATCACCGGCCATGCCCAAGTTGCCGAGGTCAGCGCGGAGGGTGAGATTTCCGGCCAGCGCGACATTCACACCAGACAACGTCCCAAAACGCCAGTGGCTCTGGTCAGCGTCACTCACAAGGAACCCGCAACCGACGCCTGGCTCAAAAACATGCCCGAGCATGAGATCGCCAGTGTCGGGTCTTCACTCAAGTTCTGCCTGCTGGCCGAAGGGCGGGCCGATGTCTATCCGCGTCTGGTCTGCCTCAAGCAGTGGGACATCGCCGCCGGAGATGCGGTGTTGCGCGCCGCAGGAGGCATGACGCTGACGCTCGATGGCGTTCCCCTGCGCTATGGTGTCGAGGACGCAAATTTCGGCTGCGCCCGCTTTGTCGGCTGGGGCAGCGCCCCCGACGCGTAA
- a CDS encoding phosphoadenylyl-sulfate reductase, which yields MPLHHPLPVDNVSSRPSYGPEFAANLAGELAQLSLPGRMLRIAALGNAVFTTSLGLEDQVLTSVIAATNADVRIVTLDTGRLFAETLALIGETEEQYGLAIEVFKPWKDEVDGFVALYGQNGFYDSVEARHACCHARKLQPLGRALADAEIWVTGLRHGQSGNRASAPLAEWDADRSLIKVNPLADQSRDVLQARANADDVPINPLHAKGFPSIGCEPCTRAIKPGEPERAGRWWWEQDERRECGLHLSASVSGTRAGQPKVTAS from the coding sequence ATGCCCCTGCATCACCCTCTGCCCGTCGACAACGTTTCGTCGCGCCCGTCCTACGGACCTGAGTTCGCGGCAAATCTCGCCGGCGAACTGGCGCAACTGTCCTTGCCGGGGCGTATGCTGCGCATTGCAGCGCTGGGCAATGCTGTGTTCACCACATCGCTGGGGCTGGAAGATCAGGTGCTGACCTCGGTGATCGCCGCAACCAACGCGGATGTGCGTATTGTCACGCTGGATACCGGACGGCTGTTTGCCGAGACGCTGGCGCTGATCGGCGAGACCGAAGAGCAGTACGGACTTGCCATCGAGGTTTTCAAACCCTGGAAGGACGAGGTCGACGGCTTTGTCGCGCTTTATGGCCAGAATGGGTTTTATGACAGCGTCGAAGCCCGCCACGCCTGCTGCCATGCCCGCAAGCTGCAGCCGCTGGGCCGGGCGCTCGCTGATGCCGAGATCTGGGTCACCGGCCTGCGGCACGGCCAGTCAGGCAATAGGGCCAGTGCGCCACTGGCCGAATGGGATGCCGATCGGAGCCTGATCAAGGTCAATCCGCTGGCCGACCAGTCGCGGGATGTGCTGCAGGCCCGCGCCAATGCCGACGATGTGCCGATCAATCCGCTGCATGCCAAGGGCTTTCCGTCGATTGGCTGCGAACCCTGCACCCGCGCCATCAAGCCGGGCGAACCGGAACGCGCCGGGCGCTGGTGGTGGGAACAGGACGAGCGGCGCGAATGCGGGCTGCATCTGTCGGCATCTGTTTCCGGAACGCGCGCGGGCCAACCCAAAGTCACAGCCTCGTGA
- the cysD gene encoding sulfate adenylyltransferase subunit CysD has product MNVIEHGRGKPPLDPHLKALENEAIHIFREVAAEFERPVMLYSVGKDSSVLLHLALKAFHPGKLPFPLVHIDTGWKFPEMITFRDAVVAKHGLELISHTNPDGLRDQVSPFSHGSSRYTDIMKTQALKQALDMGRYDAAFGGARRDEEASRAKERIYSFRTPDHAWDPRNQRPELWSIYNGMIHPGESVRAFPLSNWTEVDIWRYIQAENIDLVPLYFAERRKVVERDGMLILAEDKRLELLPDEQVREELVRFRTLGCFPLTGAVRSEATTLDEVITELEIATVSERQGRAIDRDQSGSMEKKKREGYF; this is encoded by the coding sequence ATGAACGTGATTGAACACGGGCGCGGCAAGCCGCCGCTCGACCCGCATCTCAAGGCGCTGGAAAACGAGGCGATCCACATCTTCCGGGAAGTGGCGGCAGAGTTCGAACGCCCGGTGATGCTCTATTCGGTCGGCAAGGATTCCTCGGTGCTGCTGCATCTGGCGCTGAAGGCGTTCCACCCGGGCAAGCTCCCGTTTCCGCTGGTGCATATCGACACCGGCTGGAAGTTCCCGGAGATGATCACCTTCCGCGACGCGGTGGTGGCCAAACACGGGCTTGAGCTGATTTCCCACACCAATCCGGACGGGCTTCGCGATCAGGTCAGCCCGTTCAGCCACGGCTCGTCCCGCTACACCGACATCATGAAGACCCAGGCGCTGAAACAGGCACTCGACATGGGCCGTTATGATGCAGCTTTTGGCGGCGCACGGCGCGACGAAGAGGCCTCGCGCGCCAAGGAGCGGATCTACTCGTTCCGGACGCCCGATCACGCATGGGACCCGCGCAACCAGCGGCCGGAACTGTGGTCGATCTACAACGGCATGATCCATCCGGGCGAAAGCGTGCGGGCGTTTCCACTGTCAAACTGGACCGAGGTCGACATCTGGCGCTACATCCAGGCCGAAAACATCGACCTGGTACCGCTCTATTTTGCCGAACGTCGCAAGGTTGTTGAACGCGACGGCATGCTGATCCTGGCCGAAGACAAGCGGCTGGAACTGCTGCCTGATGAGCAAGTGCGCGAAGAACTGGTGCGGTTCCGCACGCTCGGCTGTTTCCCGCTGACCGGTGCGGTGCGCTCGGAAGCGACGACGCTCGACGAAGTCATCACTGAGCTCGAGATTGCCACGGTGTCGGAACGGCAAGGCCGGGCGATTGACCGCGACCAGTCCGGCTCGATGGAAAAGAAAAAACGCGAAGGGTATTTCTGA
- the cysN gene encoding sulfate adenylyltransferase subunit CysN codes for MSSQSLSRNTESVESSDHANTLDPQTAKAGRQARPLRFITCGSVDDGKSTLIGRLLWDTKAVKEDQAATLRRDSTGKQNELGLPDFALLLDGLQAEREQGITIDVAYRYFATDRRSFIVADTPGHVQYTRNMATGASTADLAVLLVDARAGILEQTRRHATIAALMGIRQFVLAVNKIDLAHYDEAGFRAITRDFKEIALSLGVRQVIAIPVSALKGENIVLRGDDVMPWYSGPTLVEALEKATQRTGQTTGFRLPVQRVSRPGEGFRGYQGTVAGGSIKPGDSVVVLPSGVEANVKAIVTYDLVRNAAVHGDAITLVLDRPVDVARGDMIAAIDQRPQTGRAFTARLVALSQDGIVPGKRYWLKAGSRRQRVMVRPTSALDLTTGNWDDAPFLAMNGIGVVELDFEETAIFDAYETNRETGAFILIDPETLNTVAGGMIDGKRSKSGRFDALPDADRATVTLPARLLEAFLKTEFARAHAGEIRVTGPEEVDAE; via the coding sequence ATGAGTTCTCAATCACTTTCGCGCAATACTGAATCTGTTGAATCCAGTGACCACGCAAACACCCTCGACCCGCAGACCGCCAAAGCAGGCAGGCAGGCGCGGCCTTTGCGCTTCATCACCTGCGGCTCGGTGGACGACGGCAAGTCGACACTAATCGGCCGGCTGCTGTGGGACACCAAGGCGGTCAAGGAAGATCAGGCGGCGACGCTGAGACGCGATTCCACCGGCAAGCAGAACGAACTCGGCCTGCCCGATTTCGCGCTGCTGCTCGACGGGCTGCAGGCCGAGCGCGAACAGGGCATCACCATCGATGTCGCCTACCGCTATTTCGCCACCGACCGGCGTTCGTTCATCGTCGCCGACACGCCCGGCCATGTGCAGTACACCCGAAACATGGCGACCGGCGCCTCGACCGCTGATCTCGCCGTGCTGCTGGTCGATGCCCGCGCCGGCATTCTGGAACAGACCCGGCGCCATGCGACAATCGCGGCGTTGATGGGCATCCGGCAGTTCGTGCTGGCGGTCAACAAGATCGATCTCGCGCACTATGACGAGGCCGGATTTCGCGCAATCACCCGGGATTTCAAGGAAATCGCGCTGTCGCTTGGCGTGCGCCAGGTGATTGCCATTCCGGTCTCGGCGCTGAAGGGCGAGAACATCGTGCTGCGCGGCGATGATGTGATGCCATGGTATTCCGGCCCGACGCTGGTCGAGGCGCTGGAAAAAGCCACCCAGCGCACGGGCCAGACCACCGGCTTCCGGCTTCCGGTTCAGCGGGTCTCGCGGCCCGGCGAGGGCTTTCGCGGCTATCAGGGCACGGTTGCCGGCGGCTCGATCAAGCCCGGCGACAGTGTTGTGGTGCTGCCCTCGGGCGTCGAGGCCAATGTCAAAGCCATCGTCACCTATGACCTGGTGCGTAATGCCGCCGTTCACGGCGACGCCATAACGCTGGTGCTCGACCGCCCGGTTGACGTGGCCCGCGGAGACATGATCGCTGCCATCGACCAGCGTCCGCAGACCGGCCGCGCGTTTACCGCCCGGCTGGTGGCCTTGTCGCAAGACGGCATCGTACCCGGAAAACGCTATTGGCTGAAGGCCGGCTCACGCCGCCAGCGGGTGATGGTGCGCCCGACCTCGGCGCTGGATCTGACCACAGGCAACTGGGATGACGCGCCGTTTCTCGCCATGAACGGCATCGGCGTGGTCGAGCTCGATTTCGAGGAGACGGCGATCTTCGATGCCTATGAGACCAACCGCGAGACCGGCGCCTTTATCCTGATTGATCCCGAAACGCTCAACACCGTGGCAGGCGGCATGATCGATGGCAAACGCTCGAAATCCGGTCGCTTTGACGCCTTGCCCGACGCCGACCGCGCCACAGTCACCCTGCCCGCACGGCTGCTGGAAGCGTTCCTGAAAACCGAATTTGCCCGTGCGCATGCCGGCGAGATCCGGGTGACCGGGCCTGAGGAGGTTGATGCGGAGTAG